Proteins from a genomic interval of Diospyros lotus cultivar Yz01 chromosome 6, ASM1463336v1, whole genome shotgun sequence:
- the LOC127804239 gene encoding uncharacterized protein LOC127804239 → MAMEANYFSFRRALNPFPSRVSFQNVGPPRVRFFPLAAVKRSPKRLKYSAPRFSKDDELLYVEVDPSGADSWKLDPVVKLLKEGAVGVIPTDTLYAITCDMRRHSAIDRLRRIKNIEPSKPLSILCRSFRDIDTYTMGFPRGNGQGVTNVFRVVKHCLPGPYTFILIASKELPKRCTAYGTTTAKFVHQRNVGVRIPDDAVCQAILEKMDAPLISTSVKSPKENKWIIDPVAIADVYRPEGLDFVVDAGVRLADPSTVVDMTGSSPRIIRQGKGPKQPWMVGEDDGEAYPDKQELIPYFA, encoded by the exons ATGGCTATGGAAGCGAACTACTTCTCATTCCGTCGTGCTCTCAACCCCTTCCCCAGCCGCGTTTCGTTTCAGAACGTCGGACCTCCACGAGTTCGATTCTTCCCGTTGGCTGCTGTTAAACGAAGCCCTAAGCGTCTTAAATATTCTGCTCCTCGCTTTTCCAAG GATGATGAATTGCTTTATGTTGAAGTTGATCCGTCTGGAGCAGATAGTTGGAAATTGGATCCAGTTGTCAAATTGCTCAAAGAGGGAGCTGTTGGTGTCATTCCTACTGATACACT GTATGCAATAACTTGTGATATGAGAAGACATTCAGCTATTGACCGTCTCCGTAG aataaaaaatatagaaccTTCAAAG CCCCTTAGTATATTGTGTCGTTCCTTTCGGGACATAGATACATATACGATGGGATTCCCTCGTGGTAATGGTCAAGGTGTTACGAACGTATTTCGAGTTGTGAAGCATTGTTTGCCTGGGCCT TATACATTCATCTTAATTGCATCTAAAGAACTACCGAAACGATGTACAGCATATGGGACTACAACTGCTAAATTTGTACATCAGAGAAATGTTGGTGTCCGCATTCCTGATGATGCTGTATGTCAAGCAATTCTTGAGAAGATGGATGCACCATTGATATCAACAAG TGTCAAGTCTCCTAAGGAAAATAAGTGGATAATTGATCCAGTTGCAATAGCTGATGTATACAGACCGGAG GGGCTTGATTTTGTTGTTGATGCTGGTGTTAGACTGGCTGATCCATCCACTGTAGTTGATATGACTGGGAGTTCACCAAGAATCATTCGGCAAGGGAAG GGACCTAAACAACCCTGGATGGTGGGAGAAGATGACGGGGAGGCTTATCCAGATAAGCAAGAGCTCATTCCATATTTTGCTTAA
- the LOC127804954 gene encoding LOW QUALITY PROTEIN: mitochondrial import receptor subunit TOM20-like (The sequence of the model RefSeq protein was modified relative to this genomic sequence to represent the inferred CDS: deleted 1 base in 1 codon), whose amino-acid sequence MEMQSDFDRLLFFEHARKTAEVAYAKDPHDAENLTRWGGALLELSQFQNVNESKKMLLDAISKLEEALVINPKKHDALWCLGNAHTSNAFLTAEQEEARSYFDKASQYFQQAVDEDPGNDLYRKSLEVSAKAPELHMEIHKHGFAQQASATGPSTSTTAKTSKKKKSSDLKYDIFGWIILAVGIVAWVGFAKSNIPPPPPPPPR is encoded by the exons ATGGAAATGCAGAGCGATTTCGACCGCCTCCTTTTCTTCGAGCACGCTCGCAAGACCGCCGAAGTGGCC TACGCCAAAGACCCTCACGATGCCGAA AATCTGACTAGGTGGGGAGGTGCGTTGTTAGAGTTATCGCAGTTCCAGAATGTTAACGAGTCGAAGAAGATGCTTCTAg ACGCTATATCAAAACTGGAGGAAGCATTGGTGATTAATCCGAAAAAACATGATGCTCTGTGGTGCCTGGGGAATGCTCATACTTCTAATGCATTTCTCACCGCTGAACAAGAGGAGGCTAGGAGTTATTTTGATAAGGCATCCCAGTACTTCCAGCAAGCGGTTGATGAG GATCCAGGGAATGATCTCTATCGCAAATCTTTAGAAGTCTCAGCCAAG GCTCCTGAATTACATATGGAGATTCATAAGCATGGTTTTGCTCAGCAAGCTTCTGCAACTGGACCTTCCACTTCAACAACTGCAAAG acttcaaagaaaaagaagagcaGTGATCTCAAGTACGACATATTTGGATGGATAATCCTTGCAGTTGGAATTGTTGCTTGGGTGGGGTTTGCAAAATCTAATATTCCTCCGCCTCCGCCGCCGCCTCCCAGATAA